The following proteins are encoded in a genomic region of Candidatus Angelobacter sp.:
- a CDS encoding efflux RND transporter periplasmic adaptor subunit, which translates to MSPDKQTLEQLRIDRGMAPRGRPRAGWMPGIAAVVIVVTGLLWWLNRPRATAVRTIVVQQAATGGQKTLLNASGYVTARRQATVSSKVTGKVIEVLVEEGLKVEAGQVLARIDSSNVEKSLHLAEAQLESSRKALDETKANLEQADREFHRVTQLAENKVASQADLDRAEADAKSLRARLEKQKADIVVAEKDVAQWQQQLDDTIIRAPFAGIVTSKNAQPGEMISPMSAGGSFTRTGICTLVDMSSLEIEVDVNESYINRVEPGQRVEATLDSYPDWHIPAKVIAIIPTADRQKATVKVRVGFDKLESRILPDMGVKVAFQGAGEGQSAKSVSVPKTAVRRHDGRDVVWVVQAGRVERRAVTVGAALNDEVTIAAGLNGGERVVVEGPDDLADGVRVTEAKR; encoded by the coding sequence ACAAACAGACGCTCGAGCAGTTGCGCATTGACCGCGGCATGGCGCCCCGGGGCCGGCCGCGTGCCGGTTGGATGCCGGGGATCGCCGCGGTTGTGATCGTGGTTACCGGGTTGCTCTGGTGGTTGAACCGGCCACGGGCAACGGCCGTGCGCACCATTGTTGTGCAACAGGCGGCGACCGGGGGACAGAAAACGCTGCTGAACGCGTCGGGTTATGTGACGGCGCGGCGGCAGGCGACGGTCTCCTCGAAAGTGACCGGCAAAGTCATTGAAGTGCTGGTGGAAGAAGGCCTGAAGGTTGAAGCGGGACAGGTGCTCGCGAGGATCGATTCATCGAACGTGGAGAAAAGCCTCCATCTCGCCGAGGCGCAGTTGGAATCGTCCCGCAAGGCGCTGGACGAAACAAAAGCCAACCTCGAACAGGCGGACCGTGAATTTCACCGGGTAACGCAACTGGCCGAAAACAAGGTTGCCAGCCAGGCGGATCTCGACCGGGCCGAAGCGGATGCCAAGTCGCTGCGCGCGCGGCTGGAAAAACAGAAGGCCGACATCGTGGTCGCCGAAAAGGATGTTGCGCAGTGGCAACAACAACTTGACGATACCATCATCCGTGCGCCGTTTGCCGGGATCGTGACGTCCAAGAATGCGCAGCCGGGCGAAATGATTTCACCGATGTCTGCGGGCGGAAGTTTCACCCGCACCGGCATCTGCACGCTGGTGGATATGAGTTCGCTGGAGATCGAAGTGGACGTGAACGAAAGTTACATCAACCGGGTCGAGCCGGGACAACGCGTCGAAGCGACGCTTGATTCCTACCCGGACTGGCATATCCCGGCGAAGGTCATCGCCATCATTCCCACCGCCGACAGGCAGAAGGCTACGGTGAAAGTACGCGTCGGGTTCGACAAACTTGAATCCCGCATTCTGCCCGATATGGGAGTGAAGGTCGCGTTCCAGGGCGCCGGGGAGGGACAGTCGGCAAAAAGTGTTTCCGTTCCGAAAACAGCAGTCCGCCGGCATGATGGACGCGATGTTGTGTGGGTCGTGCAGGCGGGCCGCGTTGAGCGGCGCGCTGTGACCGTCGGCGCCGCGCTGAATGATGAGGTCACCATCGCAGCCGGCTTGAACGGCGGGGAACGGGTGGTTGTCGAAGGGCCGGATGATCTGGCCGATGGTGTTCGTGTAACGGAGGCAAAACGATGA
- a CDS encoding ABC transporter ATP-binding protein — MSTNNGVLVRVKDVEKVFRRGSEEIHVLSGLNLEVPKGDFLALMGPSGSGKSTLLNLIGGLDRATRGSVEIGGEHVDQMSDRALAAWRARHVGLVFQFYNLLPVLNAERNVELPLLLTHLSKAERRSHVEAALKIVNLSHRARHYPRTLSGGEQQRVGIARAIVTDPTILLCDEPTGDLDRKSGDEILALLQALNREQGKTIIMVTHDPHASARASRTVYLDKGQLSATKPE, encoded by the coding sequence ATGAGCACAAACAACGGAGTTCTCGTCCGAGTCAAAGATGTCGAAAAGGTGTTTCGCCGTGGTTCAGAAGAGATCCATGTGTTGTCCGGGTTGAATCTTGAAGTGCCGAAGGGCGACTTCCTTGCGTTGATGGGCCCGTCAGGTTCGGGCAAATCGACCTTGCTGAACCTGATCGGCGGCCTGGACCGGGCGACGCGAGGGTCCGTGGAAATCGGCGGCGAGCATGTTGACCAGATGTCCGATCGCGCCCTCGCCGCCTGGCGCGCGCGTCACGTCGGACTGGTTTTCCAGTTTTACAACCTGCTTCCGGTCCTGAACGCGGAGCGTAACGTTGAATTGCCGCTATTGCTGACGCATCTTTCAAAGGCGGAGCGCAGGAGTCACGTCGAGGCCGCGCTTAAAATCGTCAATCTGTCGCACCGCGCGCGACATTATCCGCGCACGCTGTCGGGCGGCGAGCAGCAGCGCGTCGGCATCGCCCGGGCCATCGTCACCGACCCCACGATCCTGTTGTGCGACGAACCGACCGGGGACCTCGACCGCAAATCGGGCGATGAAATCCTGGCTCTGCTCCAGGCGCTCAATCGCGAGCAGGGCAAGACCATCATCATGGTCACACACGATCCGCATGCCTCGGCGCGCGCCAGTCGCACGGTGTATCTGGACAAGGGCCAGCTCTCGGCCACGAAACCGGAATGA